Part of the Leptotrichia massiliensis genome, GATGGCAATTGATCCCCTTTACGTTATAAAAAAGAAAAAATTTATAAATTATCAAAAAATCTTTATTAACAACAAATCTTCTTGCAAAAATTAGAAATAATTATTAATTTTTATACTTAAGAAAGTATTTTTGTAATAATTTTTATTAATTAAATATTAATATATTTTTTATTATACTATATTTTTAATTTAATTTCAATAATTATTATTTATAAAATACGCAACTTAAAATTATTTTGAAAATTATCTTATCAAATTTCTATTTATTACTTAAAATCTTCTATTCTCTGTATTCCTATTTAGATTTTGAAACTTCATTTAACACGTTAAGTGCTATTTCATTATTTTTATCTAATTTTAATATTTCTTTGTCTATACTTTCTGCTTCCTCTTCTTTCATTAAACGTTCTGGAATTCCATAAAAACTTAATAATAATATCAAATTATCAATATTTTTTTCTAGCGACACTAATTCTCTAGCATGAAAAATACCAACAGCATATGCACCTTCCATCCGACATAACACATAAGCCATTATACTTACAGATAAACTTAACCAAACTGTATTGCCTGTTTTTTTAAACATATATTGCGTAAAACCATAAACACTTAAACTTTCTGTCCTATCAGCAATATTAAACCAAATTATATCGTGTATCTCTTCATCACTCATATTTTTAAATTTTTTTGCTACTTGTTCGTATTTTGCATTCAATATATCTGTTTCTATTTCTTCTAACATAACTTTATTATATTTCATAGTTTTATTCTCCTAAAGAATTAAAAAAAGCCCTTTAAATAAGCAACAAACTTAAAAAAGAGCTTCTAAAATTAATAAATATTTTCTTAAACATTAAATCTGAAGAACATTACATCCCCATCTTGCACAATGTACTCTTTTCCTTCCAGTCTCATTGCACCTTTTTCTTTTGCACCGTTCCATCCGTTTAGTTCGATGAATTTGTCGAAAGACACTACTTCGGCTCTGATAAATCCTTTTTCAATGTCTGTGTGAATTTCACTGGCAGATTTTTGAGCGTTTGTTCCTTGTTTTATTGTCCATGCTCTTACTTCTTTTACTCCAGCTGTAAAGTATGTGATTAATCCTAACAATTTGAATCCTGCTCTAATTAGTCTGTTTAGGCTTGGTTCTTTTATTCCTAATTCATTAATGAACATTTGTCTTTCTTCTTCGTCTTCGATTTCAATTAGTTCTGCTTCCACTTTTGCTGAAAAGGTTACTACTTCGCTATCGTACTGTTTTGCAAATTCACGCACTTTTTTTACATAATCATTTTCAATTCCAGCCGTCAAGTCTTCTTCCGAAATATTTGCGGCAAACATCATTGGTTTTACTGTCAAAAATTGATAAACTTTTATTAATTCTTCTTCCCTTTGGGTAAATTCCAATGTTTTTAATAATTTAAATTCTTCCAGATGAACTTTACATCTTTCAAGAACTGCGACTAATTCTTTTCCTTCTGCGTTTCCTCCACGAGCCAGCTTCTGATTTTTCTGAATTGCCCTTTCAACTGTGTCTAAATCAGCAAAAATCAATTCTGCATTAATTGTTTCGATATCTCTTATAGGATCAACGCTTCCTTCCACGTGAATAATATTGTCATCATCAAAACATCTTACAACCTGACAAATTGCAGCTGTATTTCTAATGTTTGATAAAAACTGGTTTCCTAGTCCTTCCCCTTTTGATGCACCTTTTACAAGTCCTGCAATATCTACAAATTCAACTGTCGCTCCAACCGTTCTTTCTGGGTTAACTACTTTCTCCAAATCTTTTAAACGTGGATCTGGCACGCTTACAAGCCCTACATTTGGCTCAATTGTTGCAAATGGATAGTTTGCCGCCTCTGCATTCTGTGTTTTTGTTATTGCGTTAAATAATGTTGATTTTCCCACGTTTGGTAATCCTACAATTCCTATTCCTATCATTCTTTTTTTATTTCCTTTCTTCTTTTATAATTTTTCCAAAATTTTTATTAATTTCCATTTTTCCTTATCTGTCGCTTTAAACAAATAGGAAATATCATAAATCGGCACAACCTTAATTTCTCCATAAAAATCAAACACTTTCCCCACCAAATCTTTTATATCCTCTTTTTCTACGTCTTCTAAAAGTGATTTAGTTGCCCTTTCTCCAACTGTTACAATGTACTTTGGATTAATCAAGGCAATTTGTGCTACAAGAAACTCATTACATTTTGTAATACTGTCTTTCTCAATTAAATTACTGTGTGAACTACATTTTGTGAGAGTTGTAAAATAACATTTCTTCAAATCAAGCTTTGAATATTCTAAAAATTTTTTGAAATATTTTCCATTTCTGTCAATCAAAAGTTTCTGCTTTACATCCTCTTCCTCACTTATGCTATCAAACACAAATAAAATTTCTGCCTTTTTATTTCCTTCACCAACAATTGGATTAATTCTAGTTTTTTCTAATATACATTTAGTACAAATGTCGATTTCCAGCTTTAAGTCATTCCACATAACTTTTTCCTTATTCTTTATTCTAATATTCTATATTTTATAAATTTCTGTTCCCTCTTCGTTAATAATTTCAATTTCCAAATGGCTTTTATTTTCACGCTCCAAAATTTGATACAGCGAATTATAAGCCAGCTCTGGCGTATTATTATCTTTGCTTATATGCATTAAATAAACCTTTTTCAGTTTCTCGCTAAGCACCTGCCCAATCAGCTTTGATGCTTCTGCATTTGACAAATGTCCATTTCTTCCTTTTACACGGTTTTTCAGTTCCCAATGATAAGGGCCTGTCATCAGCATATTATAGTCATAGTTACTTTCCAGCACAATTACATCACTATTTTTCAAATTTTCCTTAATAATATTGTTTACACAGCCAACATCACTTGCATAGGACAATTTTTTCCCTTCATATTCAAATGTGTATCCCAAGCACTTTTCAGCATCGTGCATTACTTCAAAATTATTTATCACACAATTGTCAATAACAATTTTTTCATCTCTTATAAAATTTAAATTTTTTTTCTCAATTTTTCCAATTCTATCCTTAATTACATTATAAGTTACTTCATGAAGATAAATTGGAATATCGTATTTTCGTGAAACAACACCAAGTCCTTGAATATGGTCAGAATGCTCATGTGTCACAAATATCCCCATTATATCATCAATTCTTTTTTCAATATTATTCAATTTTTCTACAATTTTTTTACCACTAAATCCTGCATCTATAAGAAATTTCTTATTACCCATCTCAATATAGCTTGAATTTCCGCTACTTCCACTTCCCAAACTTGAAAATTTCATTTTTTTTACTAATCTTCTTTCTAATTGAGTTTTTTAACTCCCCCATTTTATAATTTTAAATATTTGGTGAAATCGTTCCTTTTAACCGATCATAAACCCATCCACCTTTTTTATCCTTTTTTGTTACAATTCTATTGCTTCTTTCCCTAGAATCCTTTATGCTTTCAGGAATTTCATAAATTTTCTCACTTCCATAAAAAGTCCCAAAATTATACACTCCATCTGAACTCTTTACATCATGAAGATTATTTTCTAATCCCTCCAATTTAGGATTAGAACCTGTTTTTTCATTAAATTTTTTTACTGCATTTTGTAATTTTATAGTTTCTACCTGAATATCCGCCGTTATAAGTTTATCTACTTTTCTTGACAATAAAATCACAACATTTAGCATTGCGATAAATACAACTATAAGAAAAGTTATTCCACGAAGAGCAATTTTTCTAGTCATTTTTGCTCTATTATTTACATAATAATCGTTATCAAAAGCCATTTTCCCGCATGAAATTTACAAAATTTTAAATTTAATAATTACAATGTAAAAAATCACGCCCTCCTTCTTTTAGATTTTTTTATTTCAATTTTCCTATTTTTTTAGTCTGTTTTTTCAAAAATCAAACCTTCACTAAATTCAAGTTTCTAATAATTTCTTAAATTTATTTTTTATTTTTAAAAATTGACGGTCTAACAATCACTTTTACATTTTCTGGAACTTCCAATTGTACCTTTAGTGGACCTCTTTTAACATTTATCCATCCTAGCCCTGCTATTACCAGTTCCTCATTTTCCCCGATTTCCACTTCATGAGTTACAAATTCATTTTGAAAATATTTTTCTTTTTCAGCTCCTTGTAAAATTTCAAAGTAATTTCCATTTAGCAAGTCTTTCACTCTTTCCTCACGAGCCACATGAAACTTCACACTTTTTGAAGCATAAGCAGAAAAAATAGGCTTGCTTCCACTTTCTAAAAGTTCATTTCCAAGTATTTTAAATCTGCAGAAAACATCAAACATAAATACCTGATTTTCTTCAAGTTTAAAAGTTTTTCGTGAAATTTCTCCAGCTGGCACCAGCTTTAATCCACTTTCTACACTGATTAAATCAGAAATTCTTCCATCTGGAATAAGTCCAGGCGTGTCAATTATCGTAATTTCACTATTTGGAATTTTATTGTTAATTGATTTTAAAGTAGTTCCAGAATATTTAGAAGTTGTTATTTTATTGTTCCCAAGAAGTAAATTTATAACTGATGATTTCCCAACATTTGAAACTCCAAGCACAGTCACCTTTACTTTTTTATTATAAAAAATATTTTTAATTTTTCTAATTATTCCATTTACTCCATATTTATTTTTTGCACTGATAAAAGCGATATCATCGGGTACAATATCTTCTTCGGCAAGCCTATCCTTTACCCAGTTGGAAATTTCAGTTGGATGTATAAAATCAGGCAGCAAATCTATTTTGTTAATTAAAATTATCGATCTGTAGTCTCTTAGATAATCTAAAATTTCCTCAGTAAATGAGCCTTCAAAGTCAATAATATCAAAAATCGGAAGTATTATATCAGATTTTTTCACACTTTCATTTACTTCCTTCAGATAATCTTCCCTGCTAAAATTATTTACAAGGTTTTCTCCATAATTTTTAATTTTAAAACATCTCTGACAAAGTAAATTATCCTGCGTAATAAACTTCTCTTCAGGAACATACCCTTCCTTATTTTTATCCTCAAACTGCAGTTCAATTCCACAACCGCTACATTTTTTTATAATCAAAATTTCCTCCTATTTTCTCATTCCTTTTACATTAAAATTCAATCCAATCAAACCCATTATTCCTTAGCCAATGGATGAGTACTCATATAAATATCTCTCAAGAAAGCCTTACTCACATGTGTATAAACTTGCGTTGTCGCAATACTGCTATGCCCAAGCAATTCCTGTAAATATCGGATATCTACTCCGTTATTCAAAAGTTCTGTTGCAAACGAATGTCTAAATACATGCGGTGTTATTTCCTTTTGTATCCCCGCTTCATGTGCGTGTGCCGAAATAAGCCTCCTTAATGAACGGGTTGTCAATTTTTTTCCTTTACTGTTTACAATCAAGACTTCCCTAGTGTAGTTTTCATATTGCTTTTTCTTTTCCTCAATATACTTTATCAGCCATTTCTTAGCATTTTCACTAAAAAAAGTTATTCGCTCCTTATCCCCTTTTCCAATAACTCTGATTTCCCGCTCTTCAATATCAATCATAAATTCACTTAAATTAATAAGTTCTATCGAACGAAGCCCACTAGAATAAAGAAGTTCAATAATCAATCTATCACGAATTCCAGTAATCTTTTCGGTATTTATAACGTTTCTCAATCTGTTTAAATCATCTCTATTCAACACATTTGGCAATTCCTTCTCAAATTTCGGAACATTAATATAAGCCGCCTTGTTCGTTTCAATCACTTTTATTTCCTGAAGATATTTAAAAAATGTCCTAAGTGCTGAAATCTTCCTATTTATAGTTCTTTTAGACACTGGCTTGACACTCATTTTTGTATTTAATTCTTCCATATCTTCAATACTCTTTATTTTATTAATTTCTGTTTCGGTATCTGAAATTTCTAAATTTTCAGAAATTTTCTCTGAATTTTCTCCCTTATCCTCATCCTTGGTCTGCCTTTTGGGAGAATTTAAATACGCAATAAAAGATCTGAATGTCATCATTTCAATTTCCTCAAAATTATGAATTTCCTCATATTCATCCAGATATTCCATAAACTGCAGCAAATCCCGCCGATAACTTCTAATCGTATTAAAACTTTTCCCAAGAATAACCTCTTCATAATACAAAAATTTGTCAACATACATCACAAGATTTTCATTTCTTATATTATCTTTATTTCCAATTGCCTTTTCTTTCTCAACGTCTTTGTCACTATTATTCATTAAAACTTCTCCATTTATTATAACACAATCATTCACAGCAATACAGATTAATTCTCTTTTTTATTTAAAAACTATCTAAAATCGTATTTAAAATCTATAACACTCTACATTATTCAATTTATTGGTCCGATAATAAATAACAAAATAATTTTAAACTTATATTTTAATAAATTAATTATTTTTCTAGCTATTTAGACTTTTTTGCTGTAGATTTTCTAGTTGCCGCTGTCTTTTTAGCCTTTGCAGATGTAGATTTTGCTTTAGCTGTCGTTTTTTTAGTCGCTTTTTTTGTAGTTTTCTTGGCTTTTTCTACTTTTTCAGTCACTCTTGTAACTTTCCCAGTTTTTATATTTTTTATAGTTTTACATTCTGGATAGCCTGTACAAGCCAAAAATTTTCCAAATCTTCCAGTTTTTATTTCATAGGGTTTTCCGCAAAATTCGCAGACTCCTGCTTCTTCTATTATTTTTCTGTCAATTTCATAAAGCCGTTTCATTTCATCGCTTATTTGCAATACTCCATCCAGCTCTATTACAGCGCCTTTTTTATATTTTTGCTTCAACTCAGCTGGTAACGACATTCTCTTTTCATCTTTTTCATAATTTTCACTTTCAAGATATTCCCCAAATCGTCCAACTTTAAGCACATATCTGTTTCCTTCTTCATCAAAATAATCAGTTAAAATTCCTTTTTTATTGTTTTGAAGTTTCTCAACTTCCTCTTTTACAAAGATTTCTCCCTTTTTAAGAACTTCTGGCGATATTGCAATTCCTTTTAACGAAATTTTTTCTTTCTCGTTTGTTTCACTAATCAAATATTTTCCATAAAGCCCCGTTTTTAAAACCATCGGATTACCCTCTGAATCCAGCACATCCGACACAATTCTGCGATTCTTTATTTTATCAATTTCCTTCTCGAACTTGTCGATGTCCTTTTCAAGAGAATCATAAAAAGTTCTCAAAAGCTGTACCCATTCAACTGTGCCTTCTTCAACCTTATCCAGTTCCTTTTCCATATTCGCCGTAAATTTCACATTTATAATGTCCTTAAAGTTCTTGACAAGTTCATCCTTTACCTCGTATCCCAAATACGTTGGATAAAAACGCTTTTCAATAAGTTCAACATATTCCCTTGATTTAAGCGTTTCGACAATTGAAGCATAAGTTGATGGACGTCCAATTCCTTCTGATTCCAGTTTTTTTACAAGCGTCGCTTCGGAAAATCTTGTTGGAGGCTTTGTTATTCCTTCTTCCACATTTAATTTGTCTATTGGATGAACATTGCCCTCCTTTAATTCTGGAAAATCTCCAGTCTTAATTTCATCCTCATCTTTAAAAATCTTGTAGTATCCATCAAAAATTACTTTGTTAATAGTCCCACGAAAATTATAATCCCCATTTACAGCGTTAATTTGCATCTGCTCATACTGCATAGCTGCAAACTGTGAAACTAAAAATCTATCCCAGATCAATTTATACAATCTGTACTGTTCATTAGTCAAATAAGCTTTTATATCATCTGGAACTAAGTTAATATCAGATGGACGGATTCCTTCGTGGGCATCCTGAACATTTGATTTTGAATTTTTTACAACGTATCTCCCAACATACTTTTCACCATAATTTTTTGTAATATAATCTTTTGCCATATTTAGGGCATCAACAGAAATTCTTGTGGAGTCTGTTCTCATATATGTTATAAGCCCTTTATTTTCGCCATTAATCGCAAGTCCTTCATAAAGCTGCTGTGCAATTCTCATTGTTTTGCTTGCACCGTAGCCAAGATAGGATGAAGCAAGCTGCTGCAGTGTACTTGTCTTAAATACAAGTGGCGGTCTTTGCGATTTTTTCTTAACTTCTATTTTTTCAAGCGTCAATGATTCATTTTTCAAATCTTTTTTCAATTTTTTTACAACTTTTTCATCAAAGATTTTATCTACTTTTTCATCTGCAATTTTTACTAAATTAAGATTAATATCTTTTTCAATTAATGCATTTACTTCCCAATATTTTTGCGGTACAAACGCATTTATCTCGTCTTCCAGGTCACAAATCAGCTTTAATGCAACCGACTGTACACGACCAGCACTGGCGTTACGATTAATTATTTTCCATAAAAGCGGACTTATCTTATATCCCACAATTCTATCCAATAGTCTTCTTGCCTGCTGTGCATTCACAAGGTTATCATTAATATCTCTTGGATTTTTAATCGCATTATTTACAGCCGTCTTTGTTATCTCGTTAAATTCTATCCTTTTTACCTTGTCAGGCTGCTTAATATAATTAGAAATATGCCAAGCAATCGCTTCCCCTTCCCTATCCTGATCTGATGCGAGATAAACAGCATTTGCGCTTTTCGCTTTTTCCTTTAATTTCTTTAAAACCTCACCTTTCCCTTTTATAACCTTATATTGAGGTTCAAAATTATTTTCCACATCTATTCCAATTTTCGTTTTAGGTAAATCAATCACATGTCCGTAAGATGCAACAACTTCATAATTTTTACCAAGTATTTTTTCAATAGTTTTTGCCTTCGACGGTGACTCAACAATAACTAACTTTCTAGCCAACTCTATTTTCTCCTTATTTCTTTCTCTATTTATAAATATTTTTTTATTTTTAAAATTATTTTCTAAATTCTTATAATTTCACTTTATATTTTTCATTTTCTTCAATTAAATAAACTGGTTCTATTTCCATTTTTTCCATTAATTTTTTTAAATTTTTCCTCTCTTCCTGCATTTCTTTATACTGCATCCCTTCAAAAAATACAAGTGGAGAGGCTTTAACTATCGTATCTTTTGGTAATCCAAAATCTTTTAAAAGTTTATCTTTATTTACAATTTTTAAATAGGTATAAACTTCTAACAGGCATTTTAACATAGTTTCTTTACTATCTGATTTTTTTAATTCTAAAATTCTTAAAGTGTCAGTGTCTTCATTATAAGCAAGCAAATCTATTTTACCAGCATCATCTGTTTGTTTATTTTTTAAAGGTGTCTGGTAATCTATAATTTTCCCAATTTTATCAAAAATTTCTCCTTTATTTTGCGAATAATCAAATAATTTCATAGCAATTTTTTCTTCTGCACGATTTGAATTTTGATTTATAATTTTTCCATCATGTCTCTCTATTCTGTAACTTCCTTCTCTATTTATTAGCTTTATCTTATTAAATAAGTCAACGTGACTCAATAGCCATTCTGCAATAATTTCTGTATAGTATTCTTTTGAATCTTTTGTTTTCCCTGCATAGTTTACAAAATCTTGTTTATAAAAACTCCTAATATCAAATTTTGCTTTCTCTATCATTTCTAAAATTTCATTTTTTGAATACTTTATTGCCATATTATTCCTTCCCTGAAATTCTCATATTTTCTCACTTTAATTATACTATCCTTATATACTTTGCCCCGTTTGTTTCTGTAATTAATCCTCTGATTTTTAGACTCATAATTATTGAAAACAATTTATTTTTTTCGATTTTTTCTTTTACATTTTGCAGAATTTGTTCAAAACTTACTTCTTCCATTATTGTTTCAAATACAATTTGTTCTTCTGATGTAAGTTTTTGTAATTTACTTTTTTCTTTTTTTATATCCCATAAAAATTCTTCAGCAATGTCATTCCCGCAAGTTACTAATTTTGCTTTGTTGTTTTTTATTAAATCATTACAGCCTTCAAAAGATGGATAATTTATGAATCCAGGTACAGCAAAAACTTCACGGTTCATGCTAAAAGCCAGTTCTGCTGTAATTAATGCACCACCTTTTTTAAAACTTTCGGCTACCAGAACTCCATCTGACATTCCTGCTATAATTCGATTTCTTCTAGGAAAAGTCCATCTTGTGGGTTGTGTCCCAAGCGGATATTCGCTTATAAGAGTTCCAATTTCTCCTATTCTTTCCCATAAATCCCGATTTTCGTATGGATAAACTACATCCAGCCCTGTTCCAACTACTGACACAACTTCTATTTCCTTATCCAGTGCTGTTTTTAATGCAATTGTATCTATTCCATCAGCAAGTCCACTAATTATAGTTACATTATAGTTCACAAGTTCATTTACAATTTTTTCACAGGCTGTTTTTCCAAATTTAGTAGCTCTTCTTGTACCCACTACACCAATATTTCGCTTACTATCTACTGAAATTTTGTCTTTATCCATTTTTATTTTATCGTAATCTTTTAATTTTTTCCCCTTTAAATACAAAAAGACTGGAAAATCCTTTATTTCCTTTAGTTTTTTTGGATATTCCTTATCATTTGCACTTATTATTCTTACTTTGTTTCGCTCATAAAGATCAAGCCTTGCTTTCATATCAATTTTCACTGCTTCTTCCAGCTGATATTTTAATTCATCATTAAATAATTTAAAATTTTCTTCATAAAACAATTCTTCAAAATCTTGAAAAATTAACATCAGTTTTTTTATATGAGCATTTTTCATCCCATATTCCTTTAATCTAAGCCATTCCACAATAATTCCCCCCTATTTTCTTATTTTGAACCAGCTAATATTTCATTTAATACTGCAATTTCTTTTTTTACTTCATCGTCAGAATATTTTGAATTGTATTCACGTAAATATCCTAACGCCTTTGAAAAATCCCCTTTTGATTTGTAGGCTATGCCTATCCCCAGTTTTGCTTCAGCCTGATTGCTATCCTGTGACAAAATTCTAGTGTAATAATCAATTGACTGCTCATTATTCCCCATAAGCCTTGAACCAATCGCAATTACATACATTACAGGAATATCAGGTGCTTCATCCTTTAATGCCAAATTTACTGCTTTTTCGTAAAGCCCGTCACGAAAGTAAAGCTGTGCCATTCTGAATGTAGCTGATGAACTTTTTTTAGCGAGTGTAGCATTTTCATAATTTGCATAGGAATTGTATTTTGCCTCAGTTGAGATGTCTTCGGTCTGTGTTGCGGGCATAGTTCCTGTGTCAACTGTCTTTTTTTCTTCTTTAGGATTCGTCTTTTCATTTCCTTGCTCAAGCGCTTTTTGTGTGCTATCATCATTTTCATTTGTTGCTGGCACTATTGGTTCTTCCACAGTTGTCGCAGTTGCATCATTATTGTTTGTATTTTCTACAATATAATAATTTGCCTTTACAATTGTTGCAAAAGAAAGTAACAATATTCCCATTAATATTCGTTTTAATTTCCTCATTTTTCCTCCTGACTATATAGTTCCCATATTATTTTTATACCTTAACATAAATTATACAAAAAATATAATTCTACTTTTTCTTTAAATACAACTTTAATATATTGTCAAGCGGGATTTCCTAAAATACTAAAACTCAAGATTTTTAGTAGTTCTTGGGAATGGAATCACATCTCTTATATTTGTCATTCCAGTAATGTACATAAGCATTCTGTCAAATCCAAGTCCAAATCCTGAATGTGGTACACTTCCATATTTTCTCAAGTCTAAATACCACCAGTAATCTTCCTCTTTTAATCCCATTTCCTTAATTTTCCCTAACAGAGTTTCATAATCATCTTCCCTTTGGCTTCCACCTACGATTTCTCCAATTCCTGGTGCTAATAAATCAACCGCTCTTACAGTTTTACCATCTTCATTCAACTTCATATAAAATGCTTTTATGTCTTTTGGATAATCAGTTACAAATACAGGTTTTTTGAAGTGTTTCTCTGCCAAGTATCTTTCGTGTTCAGTTTGCAGGTCAATTCCCCATTCCACTTCATACTCAAATTTCTGTTTTGAATTTTTCAAAATTTCAATTGCTTCTGTATAAGTAATTCTCCCAAATTCATTATTTACTAAAGTATCAAGCCTATTAAACAGATCCTTGTCTACAAATTGATTAAAGAATTCCATTTCTTCCTTAGCATTTTCTCTTACATAATTTACAATATATTTTATCATTTCCTCAATAACATCCATATTTACATCCAAATCTGCAAATGCAATTTCAGGCTCCATCATCCAAAATTCTGCAGCATGTTTTGGAGTATTAGATTTCTCAGCTCTAAATGTAGGTCCAAAAGTGTATGTATTTTTAAACGCTGTTACAAATGTTTCAACATTTAGCTGCCCACT contains:
- the asnS gene encoding asparagine--tRNA ligase; amino-acid sequence: MLLELRELQKNTKEYLGKEIEINGWVKKIRSQKNFGFIELNDGTFFRGIQVVFEEGMENFEEISKLTISSSIKVAGIVVESLGKGQAYEIKATKISVYQKADSDYPLQNKRHSFEFLRTIAHLRPRTNAFFATFRVRSILSYAIHKFFQEKNFVYVQTPIITGSDAEGAGEMFRLTTLDINNVPKTENGSIDFKQDFFGKEANLTVSGQLNVETFVTAFKNTYTFGPTFRAEKSNTPKHAAEFWMMEPEIAFADLDVNMDVIEEMIKYIVNYVRENAKEEMEFFNQFVDKDLFNRLDTLVNNEFGRITYTEAIEILKNSKQKFEYEVEWGIDLQTEHERYLAEKHFKKPVFVTDYPKDIKAFYMKLNEDGKTVRAVDLLAPGIGEIVGGSQREDDYETLLGKIKEMGLKEEDYWWYLDLRKYGSVPHSGFGLGFDRMLMYITGMTNIRDVIPFPRTTKNLEF